The genomic DNA ATAAAAACGGTCAGCGGCTGGTCATCGTGTCCGACCAGCAAAAGCTTTCAAAACTGGCGTTGCTGCGGGATATTAAATATGAAACCAGCTATCAGGGCATCTATTCGGTAAGCCTTTCGCTGGTGGAGTATGTCAAGGCGCGGGTGAAATCATCTGGCGTGCCAAGCGTCACCCGCCCCGGTACACGCCCTAAAGCACCGGACAAATTTAAGGCTTTGAGCGCATATGATGAGCTGGCGGGTAAAAAGACTTTTGAAGTGCCAGATTCCAGTATAGAGTATCCTGTTCTCGAACCAAGCGGCACAAAGCCTGAAAATCTTGCTGGACTTAAGGATGACGCTATTGTTAGGGTTATCAAAGGGGATTCCAATAGCGCGTTCATCACCGAGCAGCAGAAGGAAGAGGCCGCCATAACCGGTGTCATGGTCAGTGCTTATGAAGATTTTGATAATAGTATGGGCTCGGAATAACAGCCCCCAAGGGAAATGCCCGGCTCGCATGTGCGGGTCGGGCTTTTTTCACATAACAAATTAAGGAGGAATAAACATGCTTTTAGTCAATAATCTTGACGTTTCTCAGGTGGTATATAGCGCAAGCTGGGTTGAAGAGCTAAACGGTGGACCTTCCACGCTGGATTTTTCACTCCCTGCTGCGCAGACGGCGAAGTTTTCTGTCGGTGATAAGGTCATCTTCACCTACGAAGGTACCAAGCTGTTCTATGGATTCCTGTTCAAGGTGGACAGAGGGTCGGACCAGGCCAGCTGCACCGCCTATGATCAGCTGCGCTATCTCAAGGCCGAAGCGCCGCTGATGCGCCAAAACGAGACGCTCTCCGATTTTGTCGCGCGGGTGCTTGCACAGGCGGGGGACAGAATTCGCATCGGTGAAGTGGCCAACACCGGTGTGAAGCTGTCGCAAAAGCTGTTCGAGAGCGGCAGCTATCTCAATATGCTCTATAATTCTATCGACGAAACTCGGAATTTAAATGGCTGCCGCTATATGCTGCGAGACGAGTTCGGAGCGGTGGCGCTGCGCGATTTATATGATCTGCGCACCGGAATTGTTGTGGGAGACGGCAGCCTTGCCACCGATTATCGCTATGGCCTCGCCATTGGGGATAACGCCTGCAACTACGTCAAGGTGGCTAAAAGCAGTAGCGAAGAAGGGCTTAAAAGCGCTATCATTGCGCAGAATGCCGACCTGATCGCCAAGTGGGGCAAGCTGGTGGCGTTTAAGACGGTGTCAAATGGCAACGCTGCGCAGATGAAAAGCCTTGCACAAAGCATTTTGGACGAGCGCGGCAAGGAAAGCGAGACTCTCTCGGTCGATTGCATCGGTGACCTGCGGCTGAGGGCGGGGTGCGAGGTGCGTTTGGATATCGCACAGGCGGGCTTAGATTTTCGCGTGCTGATTACCCGCGCCAATCACAGCTTTTCGGGCGCGGAACACACTATGAAGCTGACGATTCAGCGCAGCGAGTGGTAACAGTCTATTCCCAAACAGATTAAAGTTTTTGATCGAACTTTTTCAAAAGTTTGCAGGGCGCGGGACAGCGTCCCGTCGTGTCCATACCCATAAAAAAGCGCAGGAGGGGAGGAGAAACGGTCTGGGAGACCGTTTTACCGTGGGGAATCCCCGCTAGGGGTTCCCCAATTTGTGGATGACGCGGGTAACCCACTGGAATGGGAGCTGCGCCAATTGACCGCCACCGAGGGCGCGGAGCTGGCAAGGGAAAACGCGAGCAACATCCGGATGCTGACCACCATGGTAGCACATGCTTTGGTAAAACCGAACTTGCGCAACGCTGAGTTTCTCTATGCGCTCTCTCAGCAGCGCGGTAGAACGTTTTTGACCCCGCCGAGGCGTTGACCGCCCTCGTCACCGACAGTGAGCTGGCACGGCTGATTCTGCTCTATGAGCTGCACAATACTGTGGAGACGCAGGCGGCAAAGCCGGAGGAGACCCAGCCCGAGGAAGTTGCGGCGCAGTAGAAAAAATGAAAAACCGCCCGTGGTTGTGCGGGCGGTGGGGGACGATGTAAATTATTTAAGCTTTGTTGCGCAATGGGGGCAATAGTCAAACGTATAAGCTACGTCGTTGTTGCAACTGGGGCATTTGAGCGGTTCATCAACGCTGGGGTCCATTTTGTGGGCACAGTTGGGACAAAACGAAAAGGTATTGGAAATGTGGTGGCCGCATTTTGGGCAGGCGTAGATGTTCTCGTCTTCGTAGAAAATGACGTAACCTGACATGCCGTTTGGAACAGGGATGCCAACTACGTGTTTGATATTTTCACTCTTTATCTCGTTTAGGTAAGGAAGAACGAGATCGTTAATCTTTTGTATGGAATGCCAACCGGTAAGGAATGAAATTTCTTGGCACAAAATCACTTAAATCACCTCAAATTTATTATGGTATAGAAAATTTAAAAAAACAACGGAAAGGAAGAAAAATATGGAATATAATTTGAGCCAAACCTTTGAAGATAGCCGAAAGGCTGTCGATGACTATCTTAAATATATTTTATGTCAGAGTAGTGAACAACGGGAAAAGGCAGATTATTCATTGAATTCGCTCATGGATAGTGTCAATGCAGTGGGCACGGTGGCGGCTATGGCAGCCAAGGAATCTATGGTGTCGCATAACAGCACCTTTCAAATGCTACATGCGATAAACGAAGCGCAAGGAGCATTGATGGATCTTGTCATTGATTTTCGGTTAAACGGTGGTACTGGCGGTGGAGGTATATCTGATGGAGTTTCTAAAGCATCTTCTTTGGTCACTCTTGTAAATTCTACTAATCCGCTGGTTAAGGCGGCAGCAGTTGTAACCGGACTGTTTGGCTCCAAATTAGATGGAAGTGAAGAGATGAAGCGAGCTGAACTTAATCAGTACAATTCATTGACCAACAAAGCAATAAGGGCTAAAGAGAATGCCGGAAAGCTTGTTGGCGAAATAAATTACAGTATCAACCCCATGCCAAATCCTGCCACCAACGGCCCGGCCCCTTTGATGAATGGGAATTTGTATAGTATTTTGCCATTTATAGGGAGTGACGCTGATGCTGCGGCATTGATAGAACCACTAAAAGAAGGATACCAAGCTGCCGCTGAGGCTAAAGCAGCACATACACCAATGGCAATTTTACGCAGAAAGGCAGAGGAAGCGGCGAAGATGATAGAGCGTGAAATTGACAATGCAGGGAAAGAGCTAAAAGGCGCTTATGAAGCACGCATGCAGATCCCCAACCCCTCCACAGGAGCTGATGAATCCACGCAAATCTACAACATGCAAACCCATATCGCCACCATGCAGCCACAATCAGTACAGGTCGTCGCGCAACCCGCATCAACCAGTGTTGCGCCTGAACAGAACATCAATCTAAATATCAACAACGAGTTTAAGGGTATTCCGCAAAGCAAGAGCGAGCTTAATAATATCGGCGAATATCTTGCCCAACAGATATGTGACAAACTAAACTCCGGCGCGATGCTACTCTCTAACAACTGGTAACCCAACAAACGAAAGGAAGGCCTTAAAATGGACCTGTTTACAGCAATTCGCGACGTTGTGCACGAGATATTGCGAGTCGAACCGCTAACGCGGGTACAGTACGGCACCTACACCGGCACGGTTATGCGCATCGACGCGCTGCCGCTCGACATCCCAATGGATATGATCGAGATTCCCCCGTCGCTTCAAACGATTGAGGCGACGATAAGCTGCGAGCTGACCGAAGGTCAGGGGGTCGAAATTACCGGCACCGGCACCGTGCGCAAAATCAAGCTGACCGACGTACCGGTGACGATTACGCGCGGCCTAAAGCCGGGCGATAAGGTCACACTGCTGCGGCACTGCGGCGGGCAACGGTTTTCCGTGCTCGATAAAATCTGAGGGTGGCAAAAATCCGGCGCGCGGCGGCTTGTTTTAACAAGCAGATCATTTACATAAGGCGGAGGGACTCGACTCCGTCAGCGGGCGCGGACTCTTCGCCTTTTTGCGTCAATTTGAATGTACTTAGGGTTGATAAACTTTCCGCCGGGTGGGATAAGCCGCCGCTTTGGCTCATAAGCTTTAAAGACAAGCGCGTTCAAATGCGCCTCAAACGCAAAATTCAGGATAACATTTTAAGCGCCGCACGCTGTTCATCCACGGCTGCGGTGGCTTGCAAGAAAGGAAGAAAGTGATGAACAAACAGGTTATAGACATTTCGGAACACAACATACGGCATGGGGCAATTGACTGGCAGCGGGTGCGGGCTTCTGGCGTGGAGGGGGTCATGCTGCGCGTGGGCTGGGCGGGCTATTACGGCGACGTGGTGAAGGATGATTATATCGACGACAGCATTGAGGCGGCGAGCGCGGCGGGGCTTTCGGTCGGGCTTTACGTCTATGCGTACACCAAGAATCCTTCAGCGGCGCACCGCGCAGCGGGTCAGGTGGTGGAGATCGCCGAGCAGCACCCCGGTAAAATCAATATGCCAATTGCCTTTTGTGTGTGGGAAACCGATCTCCCCTGCCTTGTCAGTCAGGGCAAGGAGGGTCTGACCGACAGCGTCATCGCCTTTTTGTTTGAAATAGAGCGGCTGGGTTATTGCGGCATGTTTTATACCTACACCGCCTTTGCGCAGACTTATCTGAACCTCACCCGGCTTTGCTCGCGCGATGTCTGGATTTCTGACTACCGCTGTGATGAAGCGGTTCTGCGGCGCCAGCTCGGCCGCCGCGATTACGGCATGTGGCAATATATCGGCGAGCGGGGCGAGTGCGACGGCGTGCCCGGTGGGTGCCGCCGCAGCAACTGCTATATCGACTACCCGCTATACATAGCCAAGCGTAAGCTGGGCGGGCAGGGGTGTCCGGCGGTTCAAGGCTGACATATTTGAGCTTATCATCATCATAAATCATCAACAGTTAAGCGGGGGCGGGGTGCCCCCGCTTTTATGATGAGGCGTATCAGGTCTGGGGGATTGTTTTAACTCGGTGCTGTGTGGGGGAAGTGTTTCTCACGTTCACCCACTTGCACACGTTTAATAAACAAATTCAGAAGCTTAGTAGCTAGAACATTCAGCTACATGGTCTGCTTGGCTTTTTCTAAAACCGCTTGCAATTTTTGACATATTGGCGATAAAGCCTCACAAAAAGGCATGTTTGTCCGAGTTTTGTGCAACACCTCTCTATTGTGAAATGACAGTTCGTAAGTTTTCTGATATGCTTTGATTAATTTGTTGTGCGGATGATTGTGCGGTATTCGATGTAATTTTACACCTTATTATATACAGCGCTCTTGGCTGGTGCTAAGAACGCAATTACTGCAAAATAGGGGGAAGGAAAGCAGGAATGGAAGAGTAGCTAAATGCCTTGAAAATATGGCGGCATCGATGCAACATTACCCAAGGGTGCCAAGCATATGGACATACGACATGCGCGGGCACCCTATTTGCTGAAAAAGAGACCATTGGTGACGAAGAATTCATAAAAGCATTGGAACAAAGAATTGAAATGTGTCAACAAAAATGGGTGGTATGGGCCAAAATTTGGACCATGCCACCCAATTCGGTTAAAGATAAAATAAAAAAGCATTATTCCGGTCAGGGTTCCTGATTGATTTGGAGAATCCCCTTGAAAATGTCGCCTGCCAACAATTTTTCCAATGTGGCGATTGTGGGCTTGGGGTCTTGGGTCATGCCGCCTTTTGCCCAATCAAGGACAGCGCCTGTCAGACCGTGGGCATAAAAACGAGAAATCTGACGAATCTGCTGCGAGGAAAGCACCTGATCGCCGTTGGCGCCCCGCAAAATATTCTCGGTGAGATTCTTGTAAAAATCCATCAAACACTCTGAAAAGCTGTTTTGTCCTTGAAACTCAAGAACATTCAGATAAAATTTTCGATTTTCCTGCATATAACCGCATAGAGAAAGCAGACCATCGCTCCAATGTTCAATCTCAACAACATCGCCGATAATCGGCGTAATCTCGGTATAAAAGATCCAGCTGATGACGTCATATTTATCTTTAAAATGATAGTAAAACGTATTTCGGCTGATTTTACACTGTTTAGCGATGTTGCTTACCGAAACCTCAGCAAAGGGTGTTGCTTCAAGAAGCTGTTTTAATCCCTTCGCAATCATAAGCTTGGTAAATCTGGCATTTGACAATGACGTGGCCCCTTTCTTTTGCAATTGAGCATGTTCTTAAATCCGTATATTAACATAGATTTTAGATTCTGGTCAAACTGCAAAAGCTGCTTGACTTAACAGAACATATTAAATCTAAAGGAATTTTTAACTATGTTGCAAAATATTTTTCGCTTACTTATTGTAATTTTGCTGGCGGTTTGCGCAGGAAAGCTGGCCTCAAAAGTGCATATGCCGGCAGTGCTGGGGTTTTTAATGGCAGGTATGCTACTTGGCCCCCATGCTTTTAATCTTTTAACACAGGAAATATTAGATGCTCCTGTATATCACAGTTTGATGTCGATTTTGGAGTGTGGTATGGGTCTTATGTTGGGAACAGAAGCGGTATGGAAGAAAATGCGTGTCTATGGCTCACAAATTCTCATCATCACCCTTGTCCAATCCTTGTCAACCTTTGTATTGGTCAGCGCCGCTTTTGCCGCTATTTTTTATTATATGGGCATTCCGGTTTTTCTGGGGCTGATTTTTGGCGGCATTGCATTGGCAACAGCGCCCGCCCCTGCCTTGTCTATTGTGACGGAATATAAAACCGAAGGCCCCGTTACCAGAACTTTGATCCCTATGGCTGTTTTGGATGATATTATAGCGATCACGGTTTTCCTTACCGTCATGAGCATTGTGGTAAAAAAGACCGCCAGTGCTACCGTGCCAAGCTATATCATTTTATTTGTAGTGCTGTTCCCATTAATAATTGGCTTGCTGGTTGGTGTGCCTGTAGCGCTAATTTTAAAGCGCTGCCGGTCTAACAAAGTAAATGCTTTCGTTGTTTTCTTCGGCGCGCTGCTTGCCGCTATTTTTACGATGTGGAGCAATAAAAACCTGATGCCGTTCCCTATCCTAAACTTTATGCTCAGTGGCATGGCCTATTCCGCTTGCTTTGCCAACATTATTTCTACGGAAAAATTGGATGCCGTTATGAAATATTGCAATCCGTT from Oscillospiraceae bacterium MB24-C1 includes the following:
- a CDS encoding zinc ribbon domain-containing protein; translation: MILCQEISFLTGWHSIQKINDLVLPYLNEIKSENIKHVVGIPVPNGMSGYVIFYEDENIYACPKCGHHISNTFSFCPNCAHKMDPSVDEPLKCPSCNNDVAYTFDYCPHCATKLK
- a CDS encoding DUF2577 family protein, with the protein product MDLFTAIRDVVHEILRVEPLTRVQYGTYTGTVMRIDALPLDIPMDMIEIPPSLQTIEATISCELTEGQGVEITGTGTVRKIKLTDVPVTITRGLKPGDKVTLLRHCGGQRFSVLDKI
- a CDS encoding GH25 family lysozyme codes for the protein MNKQVIDISEHNIRHGAIDWQRVRASGVEGVMLRVGWAGYYGDVVKDDYIDDSIEAASAAGLSVGLYVYAYTKNPSAAHRAAGQVVEIAEQHPGKINMPIAFCVWETDLPCLVSQGKEGLTDSVIAFLFEIERLGYCGMFYTYTAFAQTYLNLTRLCSRDVWISDYRCDEAVLRRQLGRRDYGMWQYIGERGECDGVPGGCRRSNCYIDYPLYIAKRKLGGQGCPAVQG
- the dhaS gene encoding dihydroxyacetone kinase transcriptional activator DhaS, with the protein product MSNARFTKLMIAKGLKQLLEATPFAEVSVSNIAKQCKISRNTFYYHFKDKYDVISWIFYTEITPIIGDVVEIEHWSDGLLSLCGYMQENRKFYLNVLEFQGQNSFSECLMDFYKNLTENILRGANGDQVLSSQQIRQISRFYAHGLTGAVLDWAKGGMTQDPKPTIATLEKLLAGDIFKGILQINQEP
- a CDS encoding cation:proton antiporter codes for the protein MLQNIFRLLIVILLAVCAGKLASKVHMPAVLGFLMAGMLLGPHAFNLLTQEILDAPVYHSLMSILECGMGLMLGTEAVWKKMRVYGSQILIITLVQSLSTFVLVSAAFAAIFYYMGIPVFLGLIFGGIALATAPAPALSIVTEYKTEGPVTRTLIPMAVLDDIIAITVFLTVMSIVVKKTASATVPSYIILFVVLFPLIIGLLVGVPVALILKRCRSNKVNAFVVFFGALLAAIFTMWSNKNLMPFPILNFMLSGMAYSACFANIISTEKLDAVMKYCNPLIGACFTLIILNLGVPLDCHLILGAGTFTAVYIIMRAAGKIGGAALGGYLSNAPTTVKKYLGLTLMPHSGVSLVLTGIAISSLTGVYSQYRDIVLGTIAAAAVINEIIAVFAAKQGFKMAGEMGKANG